One genomic segment of Hippoglossus hippoglossus isolate fHipHip1 chromosome 22, fHipHip1.pri, whole genome shotgun sequence includes these proteins:
- the rock2a gene encoding rho-associated protein kinase 2 isoform X3 yields MSLGAERRMETRLKKLEGMIRDPRCSVNLESLLDSMNALVLDLDYPALRKNKNIETFLNRYEKEIGQIRDLQMKSEDFDRVKVIGRGAFGEVHLVRHKASQKVYAMKLLSKFEMIKRSDSAFFWEERDIMAFANSPWVVQLCCAFQDEHYLYMVMEYMPGGDLVNLTSTYDVPEKWAKFYTAEVVMALDAIHSMGFIHRDVKPDNMLLDGYGHLKLADFGTCMKMDATGMVHCDTAVGTPDYISPEVLKSQGGDGYYGRECDWWSVGVFIFEMLVGDTPFYADSLVGTYSKIMDHKNSLNFPDDVEISKDAKNIICAFLTDREVRLGRNGVEEIKRHPFFKNDQWTFDTIRDTVAPVVPELSSDIDTSNFDEIEDDKGDVETFPTPKAFVGNQLPFVGFTYFKEDQLLNASNNSSVAHENSKGESVALQKKLRHLEVQLNNEKQVKDELEHKFRVATSRLDKISKELEDEVSGRKNLESNLRQLEREKALLQHKSLESHRKAESEADRKRCLENEVNSLRDQLDDMKRRNQNSHISNEKNIHLQKQLEEANTLLRAESEAAMRLRKAQTENSKQLQQLEANVRELQDKCCLLERSKLSLEKECISLQAALETERREHSQGSETISDLMGRISGLEEEARQQRQTQSKTESEKRQLQEKLTDLEKEKSNKEIDLTYKLKVLQQELEQEETSHKATRAMLADKSKIKVTIEGAKSESMKEMEQKLAEERSAKLRLENRILELEKHSSMMDCDYKQALQKLDELRRHKDRLTEEVKNLTLKIEQETQKRTLTQNDLKSQNQQLNALKTSEKQLKQETNHLLDIKRSLEKQNQELRKERQDTDGQMKELQDQLEAEQYFSTLYKTQVRELKEECEERNKLHKDVQQSVQEFQEERDSLAAQLEITLTKADSEQLARSIAEEQYSDLEKEKIMKELELKEMMARHRQELGEKDITISSLEEANRTLTSDVANLANEKEEMNNKLKEAIEESDKSKDWEQLICQSKNMFEKQLQSERTLKTQAVNKLAEIMNRKEVRGGGSRRGNDTDMRRKEKENRKLQLELRSEKEKLNSTIIKYQREINEMQAQLADESQMRIELQMALDSKDSDIEQLRNLLQSLSVQSMDSASVSSGPEFDTDDAYAESRLEGWLSLPVRNNTKKFGWVKKYVVVSSKKILFYNNEQDREQSIPYMVLDIDKLFHVRPVTQTDVYRADAKEIPRIFQILYANEGECKKEPEFPVEALPIGEKSSYICHKGHEFIPTLYHFPTNCEACTKPLWNMFKPPPALECRRCHIKCHKDHMDRKEEIIAPCKVNYDVSTAKNLLLLAVSQEEQQKWVSRLVKKIPKKPPPPEQFARSSPRASMKVQPSQSMRRPSRQLPTSKSSSYRNIHVL; encoded by the exons ATGTCGCTGGGCGCCGAGAGGAGGATGGAAACCCGGCTGAAGAAGCTGGAGGGCATGATCCGAGACCCCCGGTGCTCCGTCAACCTGGAAAGTTTGCTG GACTCCATGAACGCCCTGGTCTTAGACTTGGACTATCCAGCACTACgcaagaacaaaaacattgagACCTTCTTAAACAGAT ATGAGAAAGAAATAGGACAAATTCGAGACCTCCAGATGAAGTCTGAAGACTTTGACAGAGTTAAAGTCATCGGTCGAGGGGCGTTTGGTGAAGTCCATCTG GTCAGACATAAAGCCTCTCAGAAGGTTTATGCCATGAAGCTGCTGAGCAAGTTTGAGATGATCAAGCGCTCAGACTCCGCCTTTTTTTGGGAGGAGAGGGACATAATGGCATTCGCAAACAGTCCATGGGTTGTGCAG TTGTGCTGTGCCTTCCAAGATGAGCACTACCTCTACATGGTGATGGAGTACATGCCAGGGGGTGACTTGGTCAACCTCACCAGCACCTACGACGTGCCAGAGAAATGGGCCAAGTTCTACACAGCGGAGGTGGTGATGGCCCTGGATGCCATTCACTCAATGGGCTTCATCCACCGTGACGTCAAGCCGGACAACATGCTGCTAGATGGATACGGACACCTCAAGCTGGCCGACTTCGGGACGTGCATGAAGATGGACGCT ACCGGCATGGTGCACTGTGACACAGCAGTCGGTACTCCAGACTACATCTCTCCTGAGGTGCTCAAGTCCCAGGGTGGAGATGGTTATTATGGGAGAGAATGTGACTGGTGGTCTGTCGGGGTCTTCATCTTCGAGATGCTGGTTG GTGACACACCATTCTACGCTGACTCTCTGGTGGGAACTTACAGTAAGATCATGGACCATAAGAACTCTTTAAACTTCCCTGATGATGTGGAGATCTCAAAAGACGCCAAGAATATCATCTGCGCCTTCTTGACTGACAG GGAGGTGCGATTGGGCAGGAACGGCGTGGAGGAAATCAAGCGACACCCTTTCTTTAAGAACGACCAGTGGACCTTTGACACCATCAGAGACA cggTTGCTCCTGTGGtcccagagctgagcagtgacATAGACACCAGCAACTTTGATGAGATTGAAGATGACAAAGGCGATGTAGAAACTTTTCCCACACCTAAAGCCTTTGTTGGAAATCAGTTACCCTTTGTTGGCTTCACTTACTTCAAAGAAGATCA ATTACTAAATGCCTCCAACAATTCCTCAGTGGCCCACGAGAATTCGAAAGGAGAG tcGGTAGCATTGCAGAAGAAACTTCGCCACCTAGAGGTTCAGCTGAATAATGAGAAGCAGGTCAAAGACGAACTGGAGCACAAATTCAG AGTTGCCACCAGTCGTCTGGACAAAATCTCTAAAGAACTTGAGGACGAG GTGAGCGGGAGAAAGAACCTGGAGTCGAATCTGaggcagctggagagagaaaaggccCTGCTGCAGCACAAGAGCCTGGAGAGTCACCGAAAGGCCGAGAGCGAGGCGGACAGGAAACGCTGCCTGGAGAATGAAG TCAACAGCCTACGAGATCAGCTGGACGACATGAAGAGAAGAAACCAGAATTCACACATTTCCAATGAGAAGAACATTCACCTACAGAAACAG CTGGAAGAGGCCAACACGCTGCTGCGGGCCGAGTCCGAGGCGGCGATGAGGCTCCGTAAAGCCCAGACGGAGAACAgcaagcagctgcagcagctggaggccaACGTACGCGAGCTGCAGGACAAATGCTGCCTGCTGGAGCGCAGCAAGCTGAGTCTGGAGAAGGAATGCATCAGCCTGCAGGCGGCTctggagacggagaggagggaGCACAGCCAGGGCTCAGAGACCATCAGTGACCTCATGG GACGAATCTCTggtctggaggaggaggctcgtCAGCAGAGACAGACTCAGTCCAAAACTGAGTCTGAGAAGAGGCAACTTCAGGAGAAACTCACTGATCTGGAgaag GAGAAGAGCAACAAAGAGATTGATTTGACCTACAAGCTGAaggtgctgcagcaggagctggagcaggaggagacgtCTCATAAGGCCACCAGGGCAATGCTGGCAGACAAGAGCAAGATCAAAGTTACCATCGAAGGAGCCAAGTCAGAGTCCATGAAGG AGATGGAGCAGAAGCTGGCGGAGGAGCGATCAGCCAAACTGCGTCTGGAGAACAGAATCCTGGAGCTggagaaacacagcagcatgaTGGACTGTGACTATAAACAGGCTTTACAGAAACTAGATGAGCTGCGAAGACATAAGGACCGCCTCACTGAGGAG GTAAAGAACTTGACCCTGAAGATCGAGCAGGAGACCCAGAAGAGAACCCTGACTCAGAACGACTTGAAGTCTCAGAACCAGCAGCTCAATGCTCTGAAAACCTCAGAGAAACAGCTCAAACAGGAAACCAACCACCTGCTGGACATTAAACGCAGCTTGGAGAAACAGAACCAGGAGCTGCGCAA AGAACGACAGGACACAGACGGGCAAATGAAGGAGTTACAGGACCAGTTAGAAGCCGAACAGTATTTTTCT ACATTGTATAAGACCCAGGTGCGTGAACTGAAGGAAGAGTGTGAAGAGAGGAACAAACTCCACAAAGATGTCCAGCAGTCTGTGCAGGAGTTTCAAGAGGAGAG GGACTCTTTGGCGGCTCAGCTTGAGATCACTCTGACAAAAGCGGACTCAGAGCAACTGGCGCGCTCCATCGCCGAGGAGCAGTACTCCgacctggagaaggagaaaataaTGAAGGAGCTGGAACTGAAGGAAATGATGGCCCGGCATCGTCAAGAGCTCGGCGAGAAGGACATCACCATCAGTTCG ttggAGGAGGCCAATCGCACCCTGACCAGTGACGTCGCCAACCTCGCTAACGAGAAAGAGGAGATGAACAACAAACTGAAGGAGGCAATAGAAG AATCAGATAAGTCAAAGGACTGGGAGCAGCTGATCTGCCAGAGTAAGAATATGTttgagaagcagctgcagtctgagAGGACGCTGAAAACTCAG GCCGTCAATAAGCTGGCAGAGATCATGAATAGGAAGGAGGTCCGTGGTGGAGGCAGTCGCCGGGGTAATGACACAGACATGCGGCgaaaggagaaggagaacaggaagctgcagctggagctgaGGTCGGAGAAGGAGAAGCTCAACAGCACCATCATCAAATACCAGAGAGAGATCAATGAGATGCAAGCG CAACTGGCCGATGAGAGCCAGATGCGTATCGAGCTGCAGATGGCCCTGGACAGTAAGGACAGCGATATCGAGCAGCTGCGGAACCTCCTGCAGTCACTCAGTGTTCAATCAATGGACTCAGCCAGTGTCAGCAGTGGACCAGAGTTTGATACGGATGATGCATATGCAG AATCAAGACTTGAAGGTtggctctctctccctgtgagAAACAACACCAAGAAGTTTGGATGGGTGAAAAAG TACGTTGTAGTGAGCAGCAAGAAGATTCTCTTCTACAACAATGAGCAGGACCGAGAGCAGTCCATCCCCTACATGGTGCTGGATATAGA CAAACTCTTCCATGTGAGGCCTGTCACTCAAACAGATGTGTACCGTGCAGATGCCAAAGAGATCCCCAGGATATTCCAG ATTCTTTATGCCAATGAAGGGGAGTGCAAGAAGGAGCCCGAGTTTCCTGTGGAGGCACTGCCCATCGGAGAGAAGTCCAGCTACATCTGCCACAAGGGCCACGAGTTCATCCCCACGCTCTACCACTTCCCCACCAACTGCGAGGCGTGCACCAAGCCGCTGTGGAACATGTTCAAGCCGCCTCCTGCTCTGGAGTGCCGGCGCTGCCACATCAAGTGCCACAAAGACCACATGGACAGGAAGGAGGAGATCATTGCTCCCTGCAAAG TAAACTACGATGTGTCAACGGccaaaaacctgctgctgctcgccgTGTcccaggaggagcagcagaagtgGGTGAGCCGGCTGGTCAAGAAGATTCCCAAGAAGCCTCCGCCGCCAGAGCAGTTTGCACGCTCCTCGCCACGCGCCTCCATGAAGGTGCAGCCCAGCCAGTCCATGAGGAGGCCCAGTCGACAGCTCCCCACCAGCAAGAGCAG CAGCTacagaaacatacat GTTCTCTGA
- the rock2a gene encoding rho-associated protein kinase 2 isoform X2 yields MSLGAERRMETRLKKLEGMIRDPRCSVNLESLLDSMNALVLDLDYPALRKNKNIETFLNRYEKEIGQIRDLQMKSEDFDRVKVIGRGAFGEVHLVRHKASQKVYAMKLLSKFEMIKRSDSAFFWEERDIMAFANSPWVVQLCCAFQDEHYLYMVMEYMPGGDLVNLTSTYDVPEKWAKFYTAEVVMALDAIHSMGFIHRDVKPDNMLLDGYGHLKLADFGTCMKMDATGMVHCDTAVGTPDYISPEVLKSQGGDGYYGRECDWWSVGVFIFEMLVGDTPFYADSLVGTYSKIMDHKNSLNFPDDVEISKDAKNIICAFLTDREVRLGRNGVEEIKRHPFFKNDQWTFDTIRDTVAPVVPELSSDIDTSNFDEIEDDKGDVETFPTPKAFVGNQLPFVGFTYFKEDQLLNASNNSSVAHENSKGESVALQKKLRHLEVQLNNEKQVKDELEHKFRVATSRLDKISKELEDEVSGRKNLESNLRQLEREKALLQHKSLESHRKAESEADRKRCLENEVNSLRDQLDDMKRRNQNSHISNEKNIHLQKQLEEANTLLRAESEAAMRLRKAQTENSKQLQQLEANVRELQDKCCLLERSKLSLEKECISLQAALETERREHSQGSETISDLMGRISGLEEEARQQRQTQSKTESEKRQLQEKLTDLEKEKSNKEIDLTYKLKVLQQELEQEETSHKATRAMLADKSKIKVTIEGAKSESMKEMEQKLAEERSAKLRLENRILELEKHSSMMDCDYKQALQKLDELRRHKDRLTEEVKNLTLKIEQETQKRTLTQNDLKSQNQQLNALKTSEKQLKQETNHLLDIKRSLEKQNQELRKERQDTDGQMKELQDQLEAEQYFSTLYKTQVRELKEECEERNKLHKDVQQSVQEFQEERDSLAAQLEITLTKADSEQLARSIAEEQYSDLEKEKIMKELELKEMMARHRQELGEKDITISSLEEANRTLTSDVANLANEKEEMNNKLKEAIEESDKSKDWEQLICQSKNMFEKQLQSERTLKTQAVNKLAEIMNRKEVRGGGSRRGNDTDMRRKEKENRKLQLELRSEKEKLNSTIIKYQREINEMQAQLADESQMRIELQMALDSKDSDIEQLRNLLQSLSVQSMDSASVSSGPEFDTDDAYAESRLEGWLSLPVRNNTKKFGWVKKYVVVSSKKILFYNNEQDREQSIPYMVLDIDKLFHVRPVTQTDVYRADAKEIPRIFQILYANEGECKKEPEFPVEALPIGEKSSYICHKGHEFIPTLYHFPTNCEACTKPLWNMFKPPPALECRRCHIKCHKDHMDRKEEIIAPCKVNYDVSTAKNLLLLAVSQEEQQKWVSRLVKKIPKKPPPPEQFARSSPRASMKVQPSQSMRRPSRQLPTSKSSSYRNIHFRLF; encoded by the exons ATGTCGCTGGGCGCCGAGAGGAGGATGGAAACCCGGCTGAAGAAGCTGGAGGGCATGATCCGAGACCCCCGGTGCTCCGTCAACCTGGAAAGTTTGCTG GACTCCATGAACGCCCTGGTCTTAGACTTGGACTATCCAGCACTACgcaagaacaaaaacattgagACCTTCTTAAACAGAT ATGAGAAAGAAATAGGACAAATTCGAGACCTCCAGATGAAGTCTGAAGACTTTGACAGAGTTAAAGTCATCGGTCGAGGGGCGTTTGGTGAAGTCCATCTG GTCAGACATAAAGCCTCTCAGAAGGTTTATGCCATGAAGCTGCTGAGCAAGTTTGAGATGATCAAGCGCTCAGACTCCGCCTTTTTTTGGGAGGAGAGGGACATAATGGCATTCGCAAACAGTCCATGGGTTGTGCAG TTGTGCTGTGCCTTCCAAGATGAGCACTACCTCTACATGGTGATGGAGTACATGCCAGGGGGTGACTTGGTCAACCTCACCAGCACCTACGACGTGCCAGAGAAATGGGCCAAGTTCTACACAGCGGAGGTGGTGATGGCCCTGGATGCCATTCACTCAATGGGCTTCATCCACCGTGACGTCAAGCCGGACAACATGCTGCTAGATGGATACGGACACCTCAAGCTGGCCGACTTCGGGACGTGCATGAAGATGGACGCT ACCGGCATGGTGCACTGTGACACAGCAGTCGGTACTCCAGACTACATCTCTCCTGAGGTGCTCAAGTCCCAGGGTGGAGATGGTTATTATGGGAGAGAATGTGACTGGTGGTCTGTCGGGGTCTTCATCTTCGAGATGCTGGTTG GTGACACACCATTCTACGCTGACTCTCTGGTGGGAACTTACAGTAAGATCATGGACCATAAGAACTCTTTAAACTTCCCTGATGATGTGGAGATCTCAAAAGACGCCAAGAATATCATCTGCGCCTTCTTGACTGACAG GGAGGTGCGATTGGGCAGGAACGGCGTGGAGGAAATCAAGCGACACCCTTTCTTTAAGAACGACCAGTGGACCTTTGACACCATCAGAGACA cggTTGCTCCTGTGGtcccagagctgagcagtgacATAGACACCAGCAACTTTGATGAGATTGAAGATGACAAAGGCGATGTAGAAACTTTTCCCACACCTAAAGCCTTTGTTGGAAATCAGTTACCCTTTGTTGGCTTCACTTACTTCAAAGAAGATCA ATTACTAAATGCCTCCAACAATTCCTCAGTGGCCCACGAGAATTCGAAAGGAGAG tcGGTAGCATTGCAGAAGAAACTTCGCCACCTAGAGGTTCAGCTGAATAATGAGAAGCAGGTCAAAGACGAACTGGAGCACAAATTCAG AGTTGCCACCAGTCGTCTGGACAAAATCTCTAAAGAACTTGAGGACGAG GTGAGCGGGAGAAAGAACCTGGAGTCGAATCTGaggcagctggagagagaaaaggccCTGCTGCAGCACAAGAGCCTGGAGAGTCACCGAAAGGCCGAGAGCGAGGCGGACAGGAAACGCTGCCTGGAGAATGAAG TCAACAGCCTACGAGATCAGCTGGACGACATGAAGAGAAGAAACCAGAATTCACACATTTCCAATGAGAAGAACATTCACCTACAGAAACAG CTGGAAGAGGCCAACACGCTGCTGCGGGCCGAGTCCGAGGCGGCGATGAGGCTCCGTAAAGCCCAGACGGAGAACAgcaagcagctgcagcagctggaggccaACGTACGCGAGCTGCAGGACAAATGCTGCCTGCTGGAGCGCAGCAAGCTGAGTCTGGAGAAGGAATGCATCAGCCTGCAGGCGGCTctggagacggagaggagggaGCACAGCCAGGGCTCAGAGACCATCAGTGACCTCATGG GACGAATCTCTggtctggaggaggaggctcgtCAGCAGAGACAGACTCAGTCCAAAACTGAGTCTGAGAAGAGGCAACTTCAGGAGAAACTCACTGATCTGGAgaag GAGAAGAGCAACAAAGAGATTGATTTGACCTACAAGCTGAaggtgctgcagcaggagctggagcaggaggagacgtCTCATAAGGCCACCAGGGCAATGCTGGCAGACAAGAGCAAGATCAAAGTTACCATCGAAGGAGCCAAGTCAGAGTCCATGAAGG AGATGGAGCAGAAGCTGGCGGAGGAGCGATCAGCCAAACTGCGTCTGGAGAACAGAATCCTGGAGCTggagaaacacagcagcatgaTGGACTGTGACTATAAACAGGCTTTACAGAAACTAGATGAGCTGCGAAGACATAAGGACCGCCTCACTGAGGAG GTAAAGAACTTGACCCTGAAGATCGAGCAGGAGACCCAGAAGAGAACCCTGACTCAGAACGACTTGAAGTCTCAGAACCAGCAGCTCAATGCTCTGAAAACCTCAGAGAAACAGCTCAAACAGGAAACCAACCACCTGCTGGACATTAAACGCAGCTTGGAGAAACAGAACCAGGAGCTGCGCAA AGAACGACAGGACACAGACGGGCAAATGAAGGAGTTACAGGACCAGTTAGAAGCCGAACAGTATTTTTCT ACATTGTATAAGACCCAGGTGCGTGAACTGAAGGAAGAGTGTGAAGAGAGGAACAAACTCCACAAAGATGTCCAGCAGTCTGTGCAGGAGTTTCAAGAGGAGAG GGACTCTTTGGCGGCTCAGCTTGAGATCACTCTGACAAAAGCGGACTCAGAGCAACTGGCGCGCTCCATCGCCGAGGAGCAGTACTCCgacctggagaaggagaaaataaTGAAGGAGCTGGAACTGAAGGAAATGATGGCCCGGCATCGTCAAGAGCTCGGCGAGAAGGACATCACCATCAGTTCG ttggAGGAGGCCAATCGCACCCTGACCAGTGACGTCGCCAACCTCGCTAACGAGAAAGAGGAGATGAACAACAAACTGAAGGAGGCAATAGAAG AATCAGATAAGTCAAAGGACTGGGAGCAGCTGATCTGCCAGAGTAAGAATATGTttgagaagcagctgcagtctgagAGGACGCTGAAAACTCAG GCCGTCAATAAGCTGGCAGAGATCATGAATAGGAAGGAGGTCCGTGGTGGAGGCAGTCGCCGGGGTAATGACACAGACATGCGGCgaaaggagaaggagaacaggaagctgcagctggagctgaGGTCGGAGAAGGAGAAGCTCAACAGCACCATCATCAAATACCAGAGAGAGATCAATGAGATGCAAGCG CAACTGGCCGATGAGAGCCAGATGCGTATCGAGCTGCAGATGGCCCTGGACAGTAAGGACAGCGATATCGAGCAGCTGCGGAACCTCCTGCAGTCACTCAGTGTTCAATCAATGGACTCAGCCAGTGTCAGCAGTGGACCAGAGTTTGATACGGATGATGCATATGCAG AATCAAGACTTGAAGGTtggctctctctccctgtgagAAACAACACCAAGAAGTTTGGATGGGTGAAAAAG TACGTTGTAGTGAGCAGCAAGAAGATTCTCTTCTACAACAATGAGCAGGACCGAGAGCAGTCCATCCCCTACATGGTGCTGGATATAGA CAAACTCTTCCATGTGAGGCCTGTCACTCAAACAGATGTGTACCGTGCAGATGCCAAAGAGATCCCCAGGATATTCCAG ATTCTTTATGCCAATGAAGGGGAGTGCAAGAAGGAGCCCGAGTTTCCTGTGGAGGCACTGCCCATCGGAGAGAAGTCCAGCTACATCTGCCACAAGGGCCACGAGTTCATCCCCACGCTCTACCACTTCCCCACCAACTGCGAGGCGTGCACCAAGCCGCTGTGGAACATGTTCAAGCCGCCTCCTGCTCTGGAGTGCCGGCGCTGCCACATCAAGTGCCACAAAGACCACATGGACAGGAAGGAGGAGATCATTGCTCCCTGCAAAG TAAACTACGATGTGTCAACGGccaaaaacctgctgctgctcgccgTGTcccaggaggagcagcagaagtgGGTGAGCCGGCTGGTCAAGAAGATTCCCAAGAAGCCTCCGCCGCCAGAGCAGTTTGCACGCTCCTCGCCACGCGCCTCCATGAAGGTGCAGCCCAGCCAGTCCATGAGGAGGCCCAGTCGACAGCTCCCCACCAGCAAGAGCAG CAGCTacagaaacatacattttaGACTTTTCTAA